In a genomic window of Methanosarcina horonobensis HB-1 = JCM 15518:
- a CDS encoding triphosphoribosyl-dephospho-CoA synthase, whose amino-acid sequence MNPTNTVFSCHTSEWSGESFTPSMIARCAQLAMLLEVSASPKPGNVDREHNYPDTCFEHFVASSVSVYPVLELAAKSTERIGLLLRSAVYESSTWQQGGNTHFGAFLLLVPLAMAAGELSREQKEQVRCGKAGFRLEAEEFEELASRAHSLVRATDCEDAVEFYRAFGHAGVRVNNVDEFDLKDPEATADLREQNVTLYSLMEIARGYDLIANEWTSGFGRCLEGAKSILEFMQSRNCGKEALTGGSVSSCSGTGINEAVVYTFLKLLSRHRDTFIQTKFDTETADYVSSRAGEIFLGWEASGKTARDFASILPKVQEFDSELLEKRINPGSTADIIIAGLFIALLGGLRF is encoded by the coding sequence ATGAATCCCACTAATACTGTTTTCTCCTGCCATACTTCTGAATGGTCAGGAGAGTCCTTTACCCCGAGCATGATCGCGCGCTGTGCACAGCTTGCCATGCTGCTTGAGGTATCGGCTTCTCCTAAGCCAGGGAATGTTGACAGGGAACATAACTATCCTGATACATGTTTTGAGCATTTTGTTGCCTCTTCGGTTTCCGTCTATCCTGTTCTTGAGCTTGCTGCAAAGAGCACGGAAAGGATAGGACTGCTTCTCAGGAGTGCGGTTTACGAAAGCTCTACTTGGCAGCAGGGAGGAAACACCCATTTCGGGGCTTTTTTACTCCTGGTCCCTCTGGCAATGGCTGCAGGCGAACTTTCAAGAGAACAAAAAGAACAGGTTCGCTGCGGAAAAGCAGGTTTCCGGCTTGAGGCAGAGGAATTTGAGGAACTTGCTTCCCGTGCACATTCTCTTGTCCGGGCAACTGATTGTGAAGATGCTGTTGAGTTCTACAGGGCTTTCGGGCACGCAGGAGTCAGGGTAAATAATGTGGATGAATTTGACCTCAAAGACCCTGAAGCAACTGCCGATCTAAGGGAACAGAATGTTACTCTTTACTCCCTTATGGAGATCGCCAGAGGATATGACCTGATCGCAAACGAGTGGACCTCTGGGTTCGGGCGCTGCCTTGAGGGAGCAAAAAGCATCCTTGAGTTTATGCAGTCACGAAACTGCGGAAAAGAAGCTTTGACCGGGGGTTCGGTTTCCAGCTGTTCTGGCACAGGAATCAATGAGGCTGTAGTATACACTTTCCTTAAACTGCTTTCAAGGCACAGGGATACCTTTATCCAGACCAAGTTTGATACCGAAACTGCAGATTATGTTTCTTCCAGAGCAGGCGAAATTTTTTTAGGCTGGGAAGCTTCAGGGAAAACAGCCAGGGACTTTGCCTCCATCCTTCCCAAAGTACAGGAGTTTGACTCCGAGCTCCTGGAAAAAAGGATTAATCCCGGCTCTACTGCAGATATAATTATTGCAGGGCTTTTTATTGCCCTTCTCGGAGGCTTGAGATTTTGA
- a CDS encoding DUF447 domain-containing protein: MTGFSSDCRELEKPHYAIDLPSFGIREGISEVIVSTGFEYPNAAPIGIITKGGRPFVRLFKGSHTWANVLKERYLVSNVVYDSLLFVRSTFFDLEPSEFEYVISGGLKFPILKEAVSWVVFECINIKNTDQALVADLVPINAGFNELNRKELPVPNRGFNAVIEATVHATRYQLSGEEKYLDWITHYESLASKCGGDAEKKAMKLLYEVLGL, from the coding sequence TTGACCGGATTCTCTTCTGACTGCAGGGAACTTGAAAAACCTCACTATGCTATCGACCTTCCTTCATTCGGGATCAGGGAGGGAATTTCCGAGGTAATAGTGAGTACAGGCTTTGAATACCCGAATGCCGCTCCGATAGGTATTATCACAAAGGGCGGAAGACCTTTTGTCCGCCTTTTCAAAGGCAGCCATACCTGGGCAAATGTCCTTAAAGAGAGATACCTGGTTTCAAACGTTGTCTATGATTCCCTGCTCTTTGTGCGCTCGACTTTCTTCGACCTTGAACCTTCAGAATTTGAGTATGTAATTTCAGGCGGGCTTAAGTTTCCGATCCTTAAAGAAGCCGTATCCTGGGTTGTTTTCGAATGCATAAATATTAAAAATACGGATCAAGCGCTTGTTGCAGATCTCGTTCCCATAAATGCGGGATTTAACGAACTTAACAGAAAAGAGCTTCCTGTGCCCAATAGAGGATTTAACGCCGTGATTGAGGCTACTGTTCACGCAACCCGTTACCAGCTTTCTGGAGAAGAAAAATACCTTGACTGGATAACGCACTATGAGTCCCTTGCTTCCAAATGCGGTGGCGATGCTGAAAAGAAAGCTATGAAACTGCTTTATGAAGTTCTCGGGCTTTGA
- a CDS encoding ABC transporter ATP-binding protein, with the protein MFFISLRADRLSKTYGSGLLSMGKCIFQEVSFEIRPGKTFGLMGPSGEGKSTLGRVIAGLEKATTGSVYYKGTLLTGMEKIEKIAFRRKVQIMFQDPTDAFNPRKKIGHSIFEVLALLRVPEGKYASKTEEVLITAGLPEEVLSRYPSQLSGGQLQRLALSRILLLDPEYIVLDEPTSALDVSVQAQILHMLKKVQTERNTGYLLISHDEAVIRFMSDSYGVLENGQLKIIE; encoded by the coding sequence GTGTTTTTTATATCACTGAGAGCGGACAGGCTTTCAAAGACTTACGGGTCTGGCCTGCTGAGTATGGGAAAATGCATTTTCCAGGAGGTTTCGTTTGAAATCAGGCCAGGAAAGACTTTCGGACTTATGGGGCCATCCGGAGAAGGGAAAAGCACTTTAGGAAGAGTCATTGCCGGGCTTGAAAAAGCCACAACCGGCTCCGTATATTATAAAGGTACCCTTCTTACCGGGATGGAAAAAATTGAAAAAATAGCCTTCCGCCGTAAAGTCCAGATAATGTTTCAGGATCCCACGGATGCTTTTAACCCCAGGAAAAAGATAGGACATTCGATTTTTGAGGTCCTGGCACTCCTCAGGGTTCCCGAAGGCAAATATGCCTCAAAGACAGAAGAGGTGCTTATAACCGCAGGCCTCCCTGAGGAAGTACTTTCCCGTTACCCCTCCCAGCTTTCAGGTGGTCAGCTCCAGCGCCTTGCCCTCAGCCGGATTCTCCTGCTAGACCCGGAATACATTGTCCTTGACGAACCGACCTCTGCCCTTGATGTTTCAGTGCAGGCACAGATCCTTCACATGCTTAAAAAGGTGCAGACTGAACGAAACACAGGCTATCTCCTTATTTCCCATGATGAAGCTGTTATCCGCTTTATGTCCGACAGCTATGGAGTGCTTGAAAACGGGCAGCTGAAGATAATCGAGTAA
- a CDS encoding methanogenesis marker 9 domain-containing protein, giving the protein MSDCLFDLHIGYVRFRNPIALAPMAGIADSAFANQYAGDAGLVVLGAFNLDKGSMKVASDLVARGRKEFISDEPLELIKKEIRAVTSGSAVAVNVRSTTLEPLIEAAKLVKEEGAILELNAHCKQPEMLEAGIGEALLRDLPRLSAWIKAIKETGVVLSVKVRANVVDDVKLARLIDKAGADIIHVDAMLEGFGADLDAITSYRDATRLFLIGNNSVTDFAAAKDMFSRGADMVSVARGAMENPELIKELVESVTSYQESIGWYNAPKHVCSEGDFRALAFCCLPVKPCPVHEKFRKLGYTAEEFARTKMEFARGTMLEFGEDTCFGSLVWCCKITKPCWIRDGVLNTLDLSDAEYMKLKEQLAKYILDHARIPVNESH; this is encoded by the coding sequence ATGAGTGATTGTCTATTTGATTTGCATATTGGGTATGTTCGTTTTAGAAATCCTATTGCACTGGCACCTATGGCAGGAATTGCCGACAGCGCCTTTGCCAACCAGTATGCAGGTGATGCCGGGCTCGTAGTACTCGGAGCCTTCAATCTGGATAAGGGGTCTATGAAAGTTGCATCAGACCTTGTAGCCCGGGGCAGGAAAGAGTTCATTTCCGACGAACCTCTGGAGCTTATAAAAAAGGAAATTCGGGCAGTAACCTCCGGAAGCGCTGTTGCTGTAAACGTAAGAAGCACCACCCTTGAGCCTTTGATTGAAGCTGCAAAGCTTGTAAAGGAAGAAGGGGCAATCCTTGAACTAAATGCCCACTGCAAGCAGCCTGAAATGCTTGAGGCAGGCATAGGTGAAGCCCTTTTGCGCGACCTCCCAAGACTCTCTGCCTGGATAAAGGCAATAAAAGAGACCGGAGTTGTGCTTTCCGTAAAGGTAAGAGCAAATGTAGTAGATGATGTCAAACTTGCCAGGCTTATTGATAAGGCCGGGGCTGACATTATCCATGTGGATGCCATGCTCGAAGGCTTTGGAGCCGATCTTGATGCGATCACAAGCTACAGGGATGCTACAAGGCTCTTCCTTATAGGCAACAATTCGGTTACTGACTTTGCCGCGGCAAAGGACATGTTTTCCCGGGGAGCCGACATGGTCTCTGTTGCAAGAGGTGCCATGGAAAACCCTGAGCTGATAAAGGAACTTGTAGAAAGTGTCACTTCTTATCAGGAGTCAATAGGCTGGTATAATGCTCCCAAGCACGTTTGCAGTGAAGGAGACTTCAGAGCTCTGGCTTTCTGTTGCCTTCCGGTAAAGCCCTGCCCTGTGCATGAGAAGTTCAGAAAGCTGGGATACACCGCAGAAGAGTTCGCCAGAACTAAAATGGAATTCGCCAGGGGCACAATGCTCGAGTTCGGAGAAGATACCTGTTTCGGCAGCCTTGTCTGGTGCTGTAAGATTACAAAGCCCTGCTGGATCAGGGACGGTGTACTGAACACTCTCGATCTATCCGATGCAGAATACATGAAGCTTAAAGAACAGCTGGCAAAATATATCCTTGACCACGCCAGGATTCCGGTAAATGAATCCCACTAA
- a CDS encoding ABC transporter ATP-binding protein, with protein MSAGIVNALLEVKDLQVFFKGIKTITALSGISFSIGESETLALVGETGCGKSVVAHAIMRLLPSESRVKGIVKFRGKNLLELSEKEMIEIRGKEIGIIFQNPSLALNPVYSIGHQLAEPLHVHRKEKKERALSMAAGALKNMGFANATEYVRYYPSWCSGGMNQRFLIAASTMLDPALLIADEPGKGLDRKCMSELETELKKLKVEKKTALLLISHDLGFVKRLADRVAVMYAGEIVEIADSSSVFESPLHPYSKGLLNSLPEKGFIPIPGFSPSLSNPPSGCRFHPRCSLRKMHCTENHPDLTEINGRAVRCFLYH; from the coding sequence GTGAGTGCCGGTATTGTTAACGCGCTGCTTGAAGTAAAGGATCTCCAGGTCTTTTTTAAGGGAATAAAAACAATAACCGCTCTTTCAGGGATTTCTTTTTCGATTGGTGAGAGCGAAACCCTGGCTCTTGTTGGAGAAACAGGATGCGGAAAATCTGTGGTTGCACACGCAATCATGCGCCTTTTGCCCTCTGAGTCCAGGGTAAAAGGGATTGTAAAATTCAGGGGAAAAAATCTGCTCGAACTGAGCGAAAAAGAAATGATAGAGATCAGAGGAAAGGAGATCGGGATCATTTTCCAGAATCCGTCCCTTGCCCTTAATCCCGTGTATTCCATAGGACACCAGCTTGCAGAACCTCTGCATGTGCACAGAAAGGAAAAGAAGGAAAGAGCGCTTTCCATGGCAGCAGGAGCCTTGAAAAATATGGGTTTTGCAAATGCCACCGAGTATGTTCGTTATTACCCCTCATGGTGCTCAGGGGGGATGAACCAGCGTTTTTTGATTGCAGCTTCAACTATGCTTGACCCTGCCCTCCTTATAGCAGATGAGCCCGGCAAAGGGCTTGACAGGAAATGCATGTCCGAACTTGAAACTGAGCTTAAGAAATTGAAAGTGGAAAAAAAGACTGCTCTGCTCCTTATAAGCCATGACCTCGGTTTCGTAAAGAGGCTTGCAGATAGGGTCGCAGTAATGTATGCCGGAGAAATTGTTGAAATTGCAGATTCCTCAAGCGTTTTTGAGAGTCCCCTCCACCCGTACTCAAAAGGGCTCCTGAACAGCCTGCCCGAGAAAGGCTTCATTCCCATACCCGGCTTTTCTCCTTCTCTTAGTAACCCTCCTTCAGGCTGCAGGTTCCACCCGCGCTGCTCCCTGAGAAAAATGCACTGTACTGAGAACCATCCAGACCTTACAGAAATTAATGGAAGAGCTGTGAGGTGTTTTTTATATCACTGA
- a CDS encoding ABC transporter substrate-binding protein, with the protein MKQRKNFTKSELNRGLKQWLIFAVLTIIVYSNIYPAVAAEPENSEENLTPSNDGIFDRIITYIKSLLGDEEKTQVSGAVSEAAAAGMQQSADTGGAVLKIATPSVIKSPSFLGDSNLGVFAHLSNPPLMKMDSEGHLVGQLAESYEVSENNTCWTFYLRDDLYWSDGEPVTPKDIEFSIRYYGKEAPSARWINDTLESAAVSEANNSVTFKFNKPYTRIDLEFATYNILPAHIWETIENPVEYTNNGPYVGCGPYYLKLIDLNAGKLVFEKNPYWKGKAPEPETVEIHFYSSVDVATLALKNGEIDTYYKYAGSYPYSGIEQLEETGNFDFIEKTDIGLVFLALNLKKAPFSDTEFREALAYAINYEEIVSLETLGYGEVPNRGFVPSSMENFKETERLEYSPEKAREILEKAGYSDSNGNGILEGKDGKDIKLEILIRPEYSRTGELLEEYLEQVGLASDLRTADADTWVTLKDNYEYDLTVTRSTPWGMLMHASWGSGYFDSRRTGQGVMHNLDDPEFMQLCDNILATTDSQELQSYAYELQNYYAENLPAIPLYWSSIVTPYNRHFEGWYTDPLYGIYNLDNFVNVRKIEA; encoded by the coding sequence ATGAAACAAAGAAAAAATTTCACTAAATCAGAACTAAACAGAGGGTTAAAGCAGTGGTTGATTTTTGCCGTACTCACGATTATTGTTTACTCAAACATATATCCGGCAGTAGCGGCAGAACCTGAGAATTCCGAGGAAAACCTTACACCCTCAAACGACGGGATTTTTGACAGAATTATAACATATATAAAAAGCCTGCTGGGAGACGAAGAAAAAACGCAGGTCTCCGGAGCGGTTTCTGAAGCGGCCGCCGCAGGTATGCAGCAGTCGGCAGATACTGGAGGAGCAGTCCTGAAAATTGCAACTCCAAGCGTAATAAAATCTCCGTCCTTTTTAGGAGACTCAAACCTCGGAGTTTTTGCCCATCTTTCAAATCCTCCTCTCATGAAAATGGATTCTGAAGGACATCTTGTCGGCCAGCTTGCAGAAAGTTACGAGGTCTCTGAAAATAATACCTGCTGGACATTTTACCTTAGAGACGACCTCTACTGGAGCGACGGAGAACCTGTAACTCCGAAAGATATTGAGTTTTCAATCCGTTATTACGGAAAAGAGGCACCCTCAGCCAGATGGATAAATGACACCCTGGAAAGTGCGGCTGTTTCGGAAGCAAATAATTCCGTGACCTTCAAATTTAACAAGCCTTACACCCGCATTGACCTGGAGTTTGCGACCTACAATATCCTCCCTGCCCATATATGGGAAACAATTGAAAACCCGGTAGAGTATACAAACAACGGTCCCTATGTGGGCTGCGGGCCTTACTATCTCAAGCTGATAGACCTTAACGCCGGAAAACTTGTTTTTGAGAAAAACCCTTACTGGAAAGGAAAAGCTCCGGAACCCGAAACCGTGGAGATCCATTTTTACTCAAGTGTTGATGTTGCCACCCTTGCCCTTAAAAACGGAGAGATCGACACTTATTACAAATATGCAGGTTCGTACCCCTATTCCGGTATTGAGCAACTTGAAGAAACAGGAAATTTCGACTTTATTGAAAAGACAGATATAGGGCTCGTGTTTCTGGCTCTCAATTTGAAAAAAGCTCCCTTCTCAGACACAGAATTCAGAGAAGCACTGGCTTATGCAATAAATTACGAAGAGATTGTAAGTCTCGAGACACTGGGGTATGGAGAAGTTCCAAATCGCGGTTTTGTGCCGTCTTCCATGGAAAATTTCAAGGAAACCGAAAGACTTGAGTACAGCCCCGAAAAAGCCAGGGAAATTCTGGAAAAAGCAGGATACTCGGACAGTAACGGAAACGGAATCCTTGAAGGAAAAGACGGGAAAGACATCAAGCTTGAAATCCTTATCCGGCCGGAATATTCCCGTACAGGCGAGCTTCTTGAAGAATATCTTGAGCAGGTTGGTCTTGCCTCAGACCTGAGGACTGCGGATGCAGATACCTGGGTCACTCTCAAGGATAACTACGAATATGACCTGACAGTAACCCGCTCCACCCCCTGGGGCATGCTCATGCATGCAAGCTGGGGAAGCGGCTATTTTGATTCAAGGCGGACAGGACAGGGAGTTATGCATAATCTGGATGACCCCGAATTCATGCAGCTCTGCGATAATATTCTCGCAACCACAGACTCTCAAGAACTCCAGAGCTATGCATACGAGCTTCAGAACTACTATGCAGAGAATCTGCCTGCAATTCCTCTCTACTGGAGCAGCATTGTTACCCCATATAACAGGCACTTTGAGGGCTGGTACACTGACCCTCTTTACGGGATCTATAACCTGGACAACTTTGTAAATGTGAGGAAAATAGAGGCATAA
- a CDS encoding dihydromethanopterin reductase (acceptor), with protein sequence MSFQIIAWGITGAGHFLNRSYQVFKELKRRNPELSVNTYISRAAEEVLRMYGLEQKLVKISGGDYLEEIFRETEQGSSSPKVGRFLLDRYDALFVTPATSNTVSKIAYGIADSLVTNAVAQAVKGRVPVYIVPVDIEGSIISEMPYNIDRKQCRHCETCPPRENCPHGAITEKDGITDQIELLKCKGCGICKELCPYNAIKGGPVEVLVRDVDMRNVEIVKGLQGITVLESPEAVLDLF encoded by the coding sequence ATGAGCTTTCAGATCATTGCATGGGGTATTACAGGAGCAGGTCATTTCCTGAATCGCAGTTACCAGGTCTTTAAAGAACTCAAACGCAGGAACCCCGAACTTTCAGTAAACACTTATATTTCCAGGGCAGCTGAAGAGGTGCTCAGGATGTACGGGCTTGAACAAAAGCTTGTGAAAATCTCGGGAGGAGACTACCTTGAGGAAATCTTCCGGGAAACCGAGCAGGGTTCAAGTTCCCCCAAAGTCGGACGTTTTCTTCTTGACAGATATGATGCCCTCTTCGTTACCCCTGCAACTTCAAACACGGTTTCAAAAATAGCTTATGGGATTGCCGATTCCCTTGTAACCAATGCCGTTGCACAGGCTGTGAAAGGAAGGGTCCCGGTCTATATCGTTCCTGTGGATATTGAAGGCTCGATCATATCTGAAATGCCCTACAATATTGACAGGAAACAATGCAGGCACTGTGAAACCTGCCCCCCGCGGGAAAACTGCCCTCACGGCGCAATCACTGAAAAAGACGGCATCACAGACCAGATAGAACTTTTGAAATGCAAAGGCTGCGGGATCTGCAAGGAATTGTGTCCTTACAATGCCATCAAGGGCGGGCCTGTTGAAGTCCTTGTCAGGGACGTGGATATGAGAAACGTTGAGATTGTAAAAGGGCTGCAGGGAATCACTGTACTTGAAAGCCCTGAAGCGGTTCTGGATCTGTTTTAA
- a CDS encoding ABC transporter permease has translation MSTEAACIESSCITEACAEEHPEKQQENSNLNFKFPGEPLFRVSRKLEGLLGQLNQGGILLFIFFLFMALFPSFLAPYAPNERFTHYEEPSWDHFLGTNDIGNDILSELVYGSRISMTVGFAAALISTLMGIVLGICAGYFRGALDEVLMGFTDVVLIIPKIPLIIVLGAYLQPSIWILIPVLGLLSWESTARVTRSKTLQLREAGYVKSARCMGFSSWHIMSTDIFPNLYHVLLPKFMLATASAMISEASLSFLGLSDISMKSWGTMLSFAFFRGGFIRDMWWWYVPPGICITLCVISIALIGFGLETQGEEHAGEGADAM, from the coding sequence ATGAGTACTGAAGCTGCCTGTATTGAAAGTTCCTGCATCACAGAAGCCTGCGCTGAGGAGCATCCTGAAAAACAGCAGGAAAACTCCAACCTTAACTTTAAGTTTCCCGGAGAGCCTTTATTCAGGGTTTCCAGAAAGCTAGAAGGTCTCCTGGGGCAACTGAATCAAGGAGGAATTCTCCTTTTTATTTTTTTCCTGTTCATGGCGTTATTTCCTTCCTTTCTTGCCCCCTATGCTCCAAACGAGCGATTCACACACTATGAAGAGCCTTCCTGGGATCACTTCCTCGGGACAAACGACATAGGAAACGATATTCTCTCCGAACTTGTGTACGGATCAAGGATCTCAATGACAGTGGGCTTTGCGGCAGCTCTGATTTCAACCCTGATGGGGATTGTACTCGGGATCTGTGCAGGCTATTTCAGGGGAGCTCTTGATGAGGTGCTCATGGGCTTTACCGATGTTGTCCTTATTATCCCGAAAATTCCTCTAATCATAGTGCTGGGAGCATACCTGCAGCCGAGCATCTGGATCTTGATCCCTGTACTTGGTCTCCTGTCCTGGGAGTCTACCGCCAGGGTTACCCGTTCAAAGACCCTCCAGCTCAGAGAGGCAGGCTATGTTAAAAGTGCCCGATGCATGGGCTTTTCTTCCTGGCACATAATGAGCACGGATATTTTTCCCAACCTCTACCATGTCCTGCTGCCCAAATTCATGCTGGCAACAGCTTCGGCAATGATTTCTGAGGCCTCACTTTCTTTTCTTGGACTAAGCGACATAAGCATGAAAAGCTGGGGTACCATGCTTTCTTTTGCCTTTTTCAGGGGTGGCTTTATCCGTGATATGTGGTGGTGGTATGTTCCTCCGGGGATCTGCATCACTCTCTGCGTGATATCTATTGCACTGATAGGGTTCGGGCTCGAAACACAAGGAGAGGAACACGCAGGAGAAGGGGCGGATGCAATGTGA
- a CDS encoding ABC transporter permease, producing the protein MSGITRKGIRYLSSLVLIIIINFTLPRLMPGDPVKNLIGEDVYVSENVMEELRAELGLDRPLYEQFASFLSDLLHLDLGYSYHLHAPVAEILLDRLGWTLLFVGISVLIGAFLGSLFGALAGWRPEKRMSRFTGLAFIVLSCTPPYFLALLSLYLFSFRLGLFPSKGFYDVLEIGSILHHLFLPVCVMSVFSASRNYLVMRGSVIQEKEQLYALYARAKGLNDIGILFRHIIKNASLPIITLLALDFGFLFSGALFIEIIFSLNGMGTLIYGAIMGKDYPLLQGAFLVIALTALLANMLADLFYSLIDPRVRRPT; encoded by the coding sequence ATGTCAGGAATAACAAGAAAAGGAATCAGATACCTTTCCTCACTCGTACTCATAATCATCATTAATTTTACCCTTCCCAGACTCATGCCCGGTGATCCGGTAAAAAACCTGATAGGGGAAGATGTTTATGTGTCCGAAAACGTGATGGAGGAGCTGAGGGCAGAACTCGGGCTTGACAGGCCTCTTTACGAGCAATTTGCGTCCTTCCTTTCGGATCTCCTGCATCTTGATCTGGGGTATTCTTATCACCTTCACGCTCCTGTTGCAGAAATCCTCCTGGATAGGCTGGGCTGGACCCTATTGTTTGTGGGAATATCAGTTCTTATCGGAGCCTTCTTGGGAAGCCTGTTTGGGGCCCTTGCAGGGTGGAGACCTGAAAAGAGAATGAGCCGCTTTACAGGTCTAGCTTTTATTGTGCTCTCCTGCACCCCGCCTTACTTTCTTGCCCTCCTTTCCCTCTATCTCTTTTCTTTCAGGCTGGGGCTCTTTCCCTCGAAGGGATTTTATGATGTCCTGGAAATAGGGAGTATTCTTCATCATCTCTTTTTACCTGTCTGTGTAATGTCTGTGTTTTCAGCGTCCAGAAATTATCTGGTAATGCGCGGAAGCGTAATCCAGGAGAAGGAACAGCTTTACGCGCTCTATGCCAGAGCAAAGGGCCTGAACGATATCGGCATACTCTTCAGGCATATAATAAAAAATGCCTCACTCCCGATCATCACCCTTCTCGCCCTGGACTTCGGGTTTCTCTTCAGCGGGGCACTGTTTATAGAAATCATCTTCTCCTTAAACGGCATGGGGACCCTTATATACGGTGCAATAATGGGAAAGGACTATCCCCTGCTCCAGGGAGCTTTTCTGGTAATTGCCCTCACAGCCCTGCTTGCAAACATGCTTGCTGACCTGTTCTATTCTTTAATCGATCCCAGGGTAAGGAGACCTACATGA
- a CDS encoding PHP domain-containing protein yields the protein MLPAKDLDPKSLYKKSLEMGMDFITFTDHNTMEAYEILGWEHKNLVPGVEMTIYDPEFAGHTLHINVFELDREEFSELREIAEIEHDLKGFIGYLKRHRLPFVYNHPFWFEFHQQQNPSAVPKLAKLFPVLEYNMHELKQKNELTIALAERFGKSIVATTDTHSGKVGQVYTLAKGDSFREYFRNIEKGKNYIVPENLTRELLIEEMNTWIDLIFEKSQKNRDIKNYLTGIKSLDTIVKISRSALLNYSPRLNRTAMNLFYMISNTGIPASFYIHSEKSFAKKIEKKIEIKSQK from the coding sequence TCTACAAAAAGTCTCTTGAGATGGGCATGGATTTTATAACATTTACTGATCACAATACAATGGAGGCATATGAAATCCTCGGATGGGAACATAAGAATCTTGTCCCGGGGGTTGAGATGACCATATATGATCCGGAATTTGCAGGACATACATTACATATTAACGTTTTTGAGCTTGACAGGGAGGAATTTTCGGAACTCAGAGAAATAGCAGAAATAGAGCATGACCTCAAAGGTTTTATCGGATACCTCAAGAGGCACAGGCTTCCTTTTGTTTACAATCATCCATTCTGGTTTGAGTTCCATCAGCAACAAAATCCTTCTGCAGTACCGAAACTGGCAAAGCTCTTTCCCGTACTTGAATATAATATGCATGAGCTCAAGCAGAAAAACGAGCTTACGATAGCTCTTGCAGAGAGGTTTGGCAAAAGCATTGTTGCGACAACTGATACTCATTCCGGAAAAGTGGGGCAGGTATATACCCTGGCAAAAGGAGACAGCTTCAGGGAGTATTTCAGGAATATAGAAAAGGGGAAAAATTACATCGTTCCCGAAAACCTTACAAGAGAGCTCCTGATCGAAGAAATGAATACCTGGATAGACCTGATCTTTGAAAAGAGCCAGAAGAACCGGGATATAAAAAATTACCTTACAGGAATAAAGTCCCTGGATACAATTGTAAAAATCTCAAGAAGCGCTCTTTTAAACTATTCTCCAAGACTTAACCGGACAGCTATGAACCTGTTCTATATGATCTCAAATACAGGGATTCCGGCTTCGTTTTACATTCATTCGGAAAAGAGTTTTGCCAAGAAAATCGAAAAAAAAATTGAGATTAAAAGCCAGAAGTAA